One genomic region from Skermania piniformis encodes:
- the ileS gene encoding isoleucine--tRNA ligase, with protein sequence MTAPETDEAVSPTYPRVDPGVARADAGVQFPELERRILDYWATRGTFRASVDRRADAPEYVFYDGPPFANGLPHYGHLLTGYVKDIVPRYRTMRGFKVERRFGWDCHGLPAELEAERQLGIKSADIGAMGLAAFNDYCRSSVLRYTDDWRAYVTRQARWVDFDNDYKTLDLDFMESVMWAFKALHDKGLIYQGFRVLPYSWYEQTPLSNQETRLDDAYRMRQDPAVTVTMPLLDPAGGPLAGANALIWTTTPWTLPANLAIAVHPAVRYVQIRTTDGNRYVVAADRLSHYARELGAEPEVLDEYAGADLVGLAYEPPFDFFAGPERGRPNAHRVIAADYVTTDSGTGIVHMAPAFGEEDMEYCLANGIELVQPLDPGGKFTALVPPYEGLQVFDANPEIIRDLKTAGRILRHETIEHSYPHSWRSGQPLIYMAVPSWFVAVSEFRDRMVELNQQITWVPEHVRDGQFGKWLEGARDWNISRNRYWGSPIPVWVSDDPQYPRTDVYGSLDELERDFGVRPTDLHRPMIDELTRPNPDDPTGRSTMRRVPEVLDCWFESGSMPYAQVHYPFENADWFDGVTGERAGHNPGDFIVEYNGQTRGWFYTLHVLATALFDRPAFRTVVAHGIVLGEDGQKMSKSKGNYPDVNEVFDRDGSDAMRWFLMSSPVLRGGNLIVTERGIREGASHAQRPLWNAWSFLQLYADRPGRWRTDSPHVLDRYILAKLAATRDVLTEALDHDDIAGACEELRGFCDALTNWYVRRSRQRFWDEDRDAIDTLHTVLEVAGRLAAPLLPLTTEAIWRGLTGGESVHLTDWPEPAELPADPDLVSSMDEVRSVCSTVLGLRKAQQLRVRLPLSEVTVAAPQAPRLAPFAELIADEVNVKRVDLTTDVAVHGRFELVVNARAAGPRLGKTVQAVIKAVKAGAWTERGDGIVVVTTPDGDVELLPAEYTRRLVAAEPESTAALPGNTGLVVLNSVVTEELAAEGWARDLIRELQDARKAAGLAVSDRIRVVLDVPADRLGWARTHRDLIAGEILAVSLELGDPGRDALALAGDARAALARL encoded by the coding sequence ATGACCGCGCCGGAGACCGACGAAGCAGTATCGCCCACCTACCCGCGGGTCGATCCGGGTGTCGCCCGGGCCGACGCCGGCGTGCAGTTTCCCGAGCTGGAGCGGCGGATTCTGGATTACTGGGCCACGCGCGGGACCTTTCGGGCCAGCGTGGACCGCCGAGCCGACGCGCCGGAGTACGTGTTCTACGACGGCCCGCCGTTCGCCAACGGGCTCCCGCACTACGGCCATCTGCTGACCGGGTATGTCAAGGACATCGTGCCGCGGTACCGGACCATGCGTGGATTCAAGGTCGAGCGGCGGTTCGGTTGGGATTGCCACGGGTTGCCGGCCGAGCTCGAAGCCGAGCGGCAGCTCGGGATCAAGTCGGCCGATATCGGCGCGATGGGCCTGGCGGCGTTCAACGACTACTGCCGATCGTCGGTATTGCGGTACACCGACGACTGGCGGGCTTATGTGACCCGGCAGGCCCGCTGGGTCGACTTCGACAACGACTACAAGACCCTCGATCTCGACTTCATGGAGTCGGTGATGTGGGCATTCAAGGCGCTGCACGACAAGGGACTGATCTACCAGGGTTTCCGGGTGCTGCCCTACAGCTGGTACGAGCAGACGCCACTGTCGAATCAGGAGACGCGGCTCGACGATGCCTACCGGATGCGGCAGGACCCGGCGGTGACGGTCACGATGCCCCTGCTCGACCCGGCCGGCGGTCCGCTCGCGGGGGCGAACGCGCTGATCTGGACCACGACGCCGTGGACCCTGCCGGCCAACCTGGCGATCGCGGTGCACCCGGCCGTGCGGTACGTGCAGATCCGTACGACCGACGGCAACCGATACGTGGTCGCGGCGGACCGGCTGTCGCACTATGCCCGCGAACTGGGCGCCGAGCCGGAGGTACTCGACGAGTATGCCGGTGCCGACCTGGTGGGTCTGGCCTACGAGCCGCCGTTCGACTTCTTCGCCGGCCCGGAGCGGGGCCGGCCGAACGCGCATCGGGTGATCGCGGCCGATTACGTGACCACCGATTCCGGTACCGGGATCGTGCACATGGCACCGGCGTTCGGCGAAGAGGACATGGAGTATTGCCTCGCCAACGGGATCGAGCTGGTGCAGCCGCTGGACCCGGGCGGGAAGTTCACCGCGCTGGTGCCGCCGTACGAGGGCCTGCAGGTCTTCGACGCGAACCCGGAGATCATCCGGGATCTCAAGACCGCCGGACGGATTCTGCGGCACGAGACGATCGAACACTCCTACCCGCACAGTTGGCGGTCCGGGCAGCCGTTGATCTATATGGCGGTGCCGTCCTGGTTTGTCGCGGTCAGCGAGTTCCGGGACCGGATGGTGGAGCTGAACCAGCAGATCACCTGGGTGCCCGAGCATGTCCGGGACGGCCAGTTCGGCAAGTGGCTCGAGGGTGCCCGGGACTGGAACATCAGCCGGAACCGGTATTGGGGTAGTCCGATCCCGGTCTGGGTCTCCGACGACCCGCAGTATCCGCGGACCGACGTCTACGGCAGCCTCGACGAGCTGGAGCGCGACTTCGGGGTGCGGCCCACCGACCTGCATCGGCCGATGATCGACGAGCTGACCCGGCCGAATCCGGACGATCCGACCGGGCGCTCGACGATGCGCCGGGTGCCGGAGGTGCTGGACTGCTGGTTCGAGTCCGGCTCGATGCCGTACGCACAGGTGCATTACCCGTTCGAGAACGCCGACTGGTTCGACGGGGTCACCGGCGAGCGGGCCGGCCACAACCCGGGTGATTTCATCGTCGAGTACAACGGCCAGACCCGCGGCTGGTTCTACACCCTGCACGTGCTGGCCACCGCGCTGTTCGACCGGCCGGCGTTCCGTACCGTCGTCGCGCACGGCATCGTGCTCGGCGAGGACGGGCAGAAGATGAGCAAGTCCAAGGGCAACTACCCGGATGTGAACGAGGTGTTCGACCGGGACGGCTCGGACGCGATGCGGTGGTTCCTGATGAGCAGTCCGGTGCTGCGCGGCGGGAACCTGATCGTCACCGAACGCGGTATCCGCGAGGGCGCGAGCCACGCGCAGCGGCCGCTGTGGAACGCCTGGAGTTTCCTGCAGCTGTATGCCGATCGCCCGGGCCGGTGGCGGACCGACTCGCCGCATGTCCTCGATCGCTACATCCTGGCGAAGCTGGCCGCGACCCGGGACGTGCTGACCGAGGCGCTGGACCACGACGACATCGCAGGTGCCTGCGAAGAGCTGCGCGGGTTCTGCGACGCGCTGACCAACTGGTACGTGCGCCGGTCCCGGCAGCGGTTCTGGGACGAGGACCGGGACGCGATCGACACGCTGCACACCGTGCTGGAGGTGGCCGGCCGACTGGCGGCCCCGTTGCTGCCGCTGACCACCGAGGCGATCTGGCGTGGCCTGACCGGCGGCGAATCGGTGCACCTGACCGACTGGCCGGAGCCGGCGGAACTGCCCGCCGATCCGGACCTGGTGTCGTCGATGGACGAGGTGCGCTCGGTCTGCTCGACGGTGCTGGGCCTGCGCAAGGCGCAACAGTTGCGGGTCCGGTTGCCGCTGTCCGAGGTGACCGTCGCGGCACCGCAGGCGCCCCGCCTGGCGCCGTTCGCGGAGCTGATCGCCGACGAGGTCAACGTCAAGCGGGTCGACCTGACCACTGATGTCGCGGTGCACGGCCGATTCGAGCTGGTGGTGAACGCGCGGGCCGCCGGGCCACGGTTGGGCAAGACCGTGCAGGCCGTGATCAAGGCGGTCAAGGCCGGCGCCTGGACCGAGCGCGGGGACGGGATCGTCGTGGTGACGACCCCCGACGGTGACGTCGAGTTGCTCCCTGCGGAATACACCCGACGATTGGTTGCCGCCGAACCGGAGTCGACGGCAGCGCTGCCGGGCAACACCGGCCTGGTGGTGCTGAACTCGGTGGTCACCGAAGAGCTGGCGGCCGAGGGGTGGGCCCGGGACCTGATCCGCGAGCTCCAGGACGCGCGCAAGGCCGCCGGCCTCGCCGTCTCCGATCGGATCCGGGTGGTGCTGGACGTGCCGGCCGATCGGCTCGGCTGGGCCCGGACCCACCGCGACCTGATCGCCGGCGAGATCCTGGCGGTGTCGCTGGAGCTCGGCGACCCGGGCCGGGATGCGCTCGCGTTGGCCGGCGACGCCCGCGCTGCGCTCGCCCGGCTGTGA
- the wag31 gene encoding DivIVA-like cell division protein Wag31 — MPLTPADVHNVAFSKPPIGKRGYNEDEVDAFLDLVEQELARLIEENADLRQRVGELDAELAEAKKGNNAQVTAMMQQPPKSEPELPKRMPEPKPPAPAPPPPPPTQPTQIASAMPSTQTSGDANVQAAKVLGLAQEMADRLTNDAKVESEQLMNNARTNSERLVTDARVRSEAMIGDARQKSEALLADAQTRSETQLRQAKEKADALQADAERKHTEIMATINQQRSVLEGRIEQLKTFEREYRVRLKSYLESQLEELENRGSAVPTEGGDAFADATINHGTPTFSKGTTQ, encoded by the coding sequence ATGCCGCTGACTCCAGCAGATGTGCACAACGTCGCGTTCAGTAAACCTCCGATCGGTAAGCGCGGATACAACGAAGACGAGGTCGATGCGTTTCTCGACCTCGTCGAGCAGGAGCTCGCCCGCTTGATCGAGGAGAACGCCGATCTCCGGCAGCGAGTAGGTGAACTGGACGCCGAGCTGGCCGAGGCCAAGAAGGGTAACAACGCCCAGGTCACCGCCATGATGCAGCAGCCGCCGAAGTCGGAACCGGAGTTGCCCAAGCGGATGCCGGAACCGAAGCCGCCGGCGCCTGCCCCACCGCCACCGCCGCCCACCCAGCCGACCCAGATCGCGTCGGCGATGCCGAGCACGCAGACCTCGGGAGACGCGAACGTGCAGGCCGCGAAGGTGCTCGGTCTGGCCCAGGAGATGGCCGACCGGCTCACCAACGATGCCAAGGTCGAGTCCGAGCAGCTGATGAACAACGCCCGGACCAATTCCGAGCGTTTGGTCACCGATGCCCGGGTGCGGTCGGAGGCGATGATCGGTGACGCCCGGCAGAAGTCGGAGGCGCTGCTCGCGGACGCGCAGACTCGCTCCGAGACCCAGCTCCGGCAGGCCAAGGAGAAGGCGGACGCGCTGCAGGCCGATGCCGAGCGCAAGCACACCGAGATCATGGCCACCATCAACCAGCAGCGGTCGGTGCTCGAGGGTCGAATCGAGCAGCTCAAGACGTTCGAGCGGGAGTACCGGGTGCGACTCAAGTCCTACCTCGAATCCCAGCTCGAGGAGCTGGAAAATCGTGGTTCGGCCGTGCCGACCGAGGGCGGAGACGCGTTCGCCGACGCCACTATCAACCACGGGACGCCGACGTTCTCGAAGGGAACCACCCAGTAG
- a CDS encoding winged helix-turn-helix transcriptional regulator, with translation MATRSYGDACGIARALDLIGDRWSLLVVRELVLGPKRYTDLQAGLGRIGPDVLSQRLRDLEAAGLVRRSTVGGPGRVRVYELTARGVELEPVLHALGRFGSAVALPADSPDFSPDAAVVALRTMFDPARAVGRSVEAELRLSGEVFRVAVRDGALLTVRGAAVDPQVVLDTAPRTLAALVWHGLPVAAAPDTTVAGDPAALERLFAVFAGVGRSDPEE, from the coding sequence ATGGCCACCCGGAGTTACGGTGATGCCTGCGGAATCGCGCGGGCGCTCGACCTGATCGGAGACCGCTGGTCCCTGCTGGTGGTCCGGGAGCTGGTGCTGGGTCCCAAGCGGTACACCGATCTGCAGGCGGGACTGGGCCGGATCGGCCCGGACGTGCTATCGCAGCGGTTGCGGGACCTGGAAGCGGCCGGATTGGTGCGCCGGAGCACGGTCGGCGGTCCGGGACGCGTGCGGGTGTACGAACTGACCGCCCGCGGCGTCGAGCTCGAGCCGGTTCTGCACGCGCTGGGCCGATTCGGCAGCGCGGTTGCGCTCCCGGCGGATTCGCCGGACTTCAGTCCGGATGCGGCCGTGGTCGCACTGCGCACGATGTTCGACCCGGCGCGCGCGGTCGGCCGTTCGGTCGAGGCGGAACTGCGGCTGTCCGGCGAGGTGTTCCGGGTCGCGGTCCGCGACGGTGCGTTGCTGACGGTGCGCGGCGCGGCGGTCGACCCGCAGGTCGTGCTGGATACCGCACCACGCACGCTGGCGGCGCTGGTCTGGCACGGCTTGCCGGTCGCGGCGGCGCCGGATACCACCGTCGCCGGCGATCCGGCCGCGCTCGAACGGCTGTTCGCCGTGTTCGCCGGTGTCGGCCGTTCCGACCCGGAAGAATGA
- a CDS encoding DNA polymerase IV, whose amino-acid sequence MDAFFASVEQLTRPTLAGRPVLVGGAGSRGVVAGASYAARVFGARSAMPMHQARRLVGGAAVVLPPRGVVYSAVSRDVFEVLRTRLPVLEQLSLDEAFGEPAELSGASAEQVVAFCAELRAAVRARTGLVASIGAGSGKQLAKIASGLAKPDGIRVITAAEQDRLLAGLPVRKLWGIGPVAEAKLRGIGVTTIGAFAALPESEVTGLLGGALGAALHRLARGSDDRPVTERGAAKQVSAETTFSVDVATVGALRAAVAEIAAAAHSRLIRDGRSARTVVLKLKHADMSIVTRSVTLPYATADPALLTAAAQRSVIDPVEFGPVRLVGVGFGGLSSIRQETLFPELGAPPIAADLPDAELPAPDGAGTAGPSGWRTGADVRHVEFGHGWVQGAGHGVLTVRFETRSTGPGPARTLAADDPALSPADPLDSLG is encoded by the coding sequence ATGGACGCGTTCTTCGCCTCGGTGGAGCAGCTGACCCGACCGACCTTGGCCGGTCGCCCGGTGCTGGTCGGTGGTGCAGGGAGCCGGGGTGTGGTGGCCGGGGCCAGCTACGCAGCTCGGGTGTTCGGTGCGCGATCGGCGATGCCGATGCATCAGGCCCGGCGGCTGGTCGGCGGCGCCGCGGTCGTGCTGCCGCCGCGCGGGGTGGTCTATTCGGCGGTCAGCCGCGACGTGTTCGAGGTGCTCCGGACCCGGCTCCCGGTACTCGAGCAGCTGTCGCTGGACGAGGCGTTCGGCGAGCCGGCCGAACTCTCCGGGGCGTCGGCCGAGCAGGTCGTCGCGTTCTGTGCCGAGCTGCGCGCCGCGGTGCGCGCGCGGACCGGCCTGGTCGCCTCGATCGGGGCCGGCAGCGGCAAACAGCTGGCCAAGATCGCATCCGGGCTGGCCAAGCCGGACGGCATCCGGGTGATCACCGCGGCCGAGCAGGATCGGCTGCTGGCCGGGCTGCCGGTGCGCAAGCTGTGGGGGATCGGCCCGGTGGCCGAGGCGAAACTGCGTGGGATCGGAGTGACGACGATCGGCGCGTTTGCCGCCTTGCCCGAGTCGGAGGTCACCGGTCTGCTCGGCGGCGCGCTCGGTGCCGCGCTGCACCGACTGGCCCGCGGTAGCGACGATCGGCCGGTCACCGAGCGGGGCGCGGCCAAGCAGGTCAGCGCGGAGACCACGTTCTCGGTCGATGTCGCGACCGTCGGTGCCCTGCGGGCTGCGGTGGCCGAGATCGCCGCTGCGGCGCACAGCCGGCTGATCCGGGACGGCCGGTCCGCGCGCACGGTCGTGCTCAAGCTCAAGCATGCCGACATGAGTATCGTCACCCGGTCGGTCACCCTGCCGTACGCCACGGCCGATCCGGCGCTGCTCACCGCCGCTGCACAACGGTCGGTGATCGATCCGGTCGAGTTCGGCCCGGTGCGACTGGTCGGGGTCGGTTTCGGTGGGTTGTCGTCCATCCGCCAGGAGACGTTGTTCCCCGAGCTCGGCGCGCCGCCGATCGCTGCGGACCTGCCGGATGCCGAGCTGCCGGCTCCCGACGGTGCCGGCACCGCCGGTCCGTCCGGCTGGCGGACCGGCGCGGATGTGCGGCACGTCGAGTTCGGGCACGGCTGGGTGCAAGGCGCCGGCCACGGAGTGCTCACGGTCCGCTTCGAAACCCGATCGACCGGCCCCGGCCCGGCCCGCACGCTCGCCGCGGACGATCCGGCGCTGAGTCCGGCCGATCCGCTGGACAGCCTGGGCTGA
- a CDS encoding cell division protein SepF, whose product MSTLHKFKAYFGMVPLDDYEDDYLDEPLPRRAPRPVREEYAEVVEAEYREPAYQGSYAARRSSYEHEDGPAERGYEPGYDLPRRAPRSETARLDALPQRAPRVAAPVPRVVTRGALAVETRIEERRPAVDDGGPLSKITTLRPRDYTEACTIGERFRDGSPVIMDLVELSNADAKRLVDFAAGLAFALRGSFDKVATKVFLLSPADIDVSAEDRRRIAETGFYSQ is encoded by the coding sequence ATGAGCACTCTGCACAAGTTCAAGGCCTACTTCGGGATGGTCCCGCTCGACGACTACGAGGACGACTACCTGGACGAGCCGTTGCCCCGGCGGGCGCCGCGCCCGGTTCGGGAAGAGTACGCCGAGGTGGTCGAGGCGGAGTATCGCGAGCCCGCTTACCAAGGCTCGTACGCGGCCCGCCGGTCGAGTTACGAACACGAGGACGGCCCGGCCGAGCGCGGGTACGAGCCCGGTTACGACCTGCCTCGGCGGGCGCCGCGGTCCGAGACCGCGCGGCTGGACGCCCTGCCGCAGCGGGCGCCGCGAGTCGCCGCGCCGGTCCCGCGGGTGGTGACCCGAGGCGCGTTGGCGGTGGAGACCCGGATCGAGGAGCGTCGTCCGGCGGTGGACGACGGCGGGCCGCTGTCCAAGATCACCACGCTGCGGCCCCGCGACTATACCGAGGCGTGCACGATCGGCGAACGGTTCCGCGACGGCTCGCCGGTGATCATGGATCTGGTCGAGCTGAGCAACGCCGATGCCAAGCGTCTGGTGGATTTCGCGGCCGGCCTGGCATTCGCCTTGCGCGGATCCTTCGACAAGGTCGCGACCAAGGTGTTCCTGCTTTCACCGGCCGATATCGATGTGTCCGCAGAGGATCGGCGGCGGATCGCCGAGACCGGGTTCTACAGCCAGTAG
- a CDS encoding sensor domain-containing protein, producing the protein MGYLSRGAAAGVAALLLAALGGCGADDPVTPLGTPVTVPDLPSGTPLPPVETLRTRLLTVADLPTGFAPLTDPGPTGLDSADTGSSDPGPTAAPDRSRTDPAECARVLAPIAQQQTGAAAAAAVHYGGPELTSIDIDVASFPAARLTPAFTGLQDLLHRCAHYSGTDADGIEVDYAVGRGDQPAAGDASVSVRIVTRSQGLELTSDVVLSAVGPTLLQFAASGQQPVDPRLLTDLVSTQVRRLRGTPGP; encoded by the coding sequence ATGGGGTACCTGAGCCGCGGCGCGGCCGCGGGAGTCGCGGCACTGCTGCTGGCGGCACTCGGCGGGTGCGGCGCCGACGACCCGGTAACCCCGTTGGGCACCCCGGTCACCGTGCCCGACCTGCCGAGCGGCACCCCGCTCCCCCCGGTGGAAACCCTGCGGACCCGATTGCTCACCGTTGCCGACCTGCCGACCGGTTTCGCCCCACTCACGGACCCCGGTCCCACCGGTCTCGACTCCGCCGATACCGGGTCGAGCGATCCCGGACCGACCGCCGCGCCGGACAGGTCGCGAACCGATCCGGCGGAGTGTGCGCGTGTGCTGGCTCCGATCGCGCAACAGCAAACCGGCGCGGCCGCAGCAGCCGCGGTGCACTACGGCGGACCGGAGCTGACCAGCATCGACATCGACGTGGCCAGTTTTCCCGCAGCTCGACTGACGCCGGCATTCACCGGCCTGCAGGACCTGCTGCATCGGTGCGCTCACTACAGCGGCACCGATGCGGATGGGATCGAGGTCGACTATGCGGTCGGCCGAGGAGACCAGCCGGCGGCGGGCGACGCGTCGGTCAGTGTGCGGATCGTGACCCGCAGCCAAGGCCTGGAGCTGACTTCGGACGTGGTCCTGTCGGCGGTCGGACCGACCTTGCTGCAGTTCGCCGCCAGCGGTCAGCAGCCGGTAGATCCCCGGCTGCTGACCGATCTGGTGTCGACCCAGGTGCGCCGGCTCCGCGGCACTCCCGGTCCCTGA
- a CDS encoding YggT family protein — MALWVVLYYALMLFWLLLIGRIIIEFVRGFARDWHPRGVVVVVLEAIFTVTDPPVKLLRRLIPPISLGGFRLDLSIMVLVFIVFVLMSIVQRQAQLAVTM, encoded by the coding sequence GTGGCCTTGTGGGTAGTTCTCTACTACGCTCTCATGTTGTTCTGGTTGCTCTTGATCGGCCGGATCATCATCGAGTTCGTCCGTGGCTTCGCGCGCGACTGGCACCCGCGCGGTGTGGTCGTGGTGGTGTTGGAAGCGATCTTCACGGTCACCGATCCGCCGGTGAAGCTACTCCGTAGGCTCATTCCGCCGATCTCGCTGGGTGGATTTCGGCTAGATCTGTCGATAATGGTGCTGGTATTCATTGTCTTTGTATTGATGTCGATTGTGCAGAGACAGGCGCAGCTTGCGGTAACGATGTGA
- a CDS encoding VOC family protein, translating into MSERDGYPPGVPAWVTCLVGDLDAAADFYRQVFGWSWNVSTEHDYAVATLRGREVAGIGPVAAAGPDAGTGWVTEVRVEDAAATADAVRAAGGSVLSGPLDLSPASILTVLADPAGAVLCAAQPVGRSGAQLVNEPSTWSMSALSTPDPAAVADFYHTVFGWERTDFGPTTLWQVPGYVGGEPTQPVPRDVVAVTHQAPAPARWGVDFWIADVEAAADAAAAAGGQVITAPADRSGLPLRTALLADPDGSPFSVSQLLP; encoded by the coding sequence ATGAGCGAACGAGACGGATATCCGCCCGGGGTGCCCGCCTGGGTCACCTGCTTGGTCGGTGACCTGGACGCGGCCGCCGACTTCTACCGGCAGGTCTTCGGCTGGTCCTGGAACGTCAGCACCGAGCACGATTACGCGGTCGCGACGCTGCGTGGCCGCGAGGTAGCCGGCATCGGCCCGGTCGCCGCAGCCGGACCGGACGCCGGGACCGGCTGGGTCACCGAAGTCCGGGTCGAGGATGCAGCGGCCACCGCGGACGCCGTGCGCGCCGCCGGCGGCTCGGTGCTGAGCGGACCGCTGGACCTGTCGCCGGCGAGCATCCTGACCGTGTTGGCCGACCCGGCAGGCGCGGTGCTGTGCGCCGCCCAGCCGGTCGGCAGGTCCGGTGCGCAGCTGGTCAACGAGCCCTCGACGTGGTCGATGAGCGCACTGAGCACGCCGGACCCGGCCGCGGTGGCCGACTTCTACCACACGGTGTTCGGCTGGGAGCGTACGGATTTCGGACCGACGACGCTATGGCAGGTGCCCGGCTACGTCGGCGGTGAGCCGACCCAGCCGGTGCCGCGCGACGTCGTCGCGGTAACGCACCAGGCCCCCGCGCCCGCACGCTGGGGCGTCGATTTCTGGATTGCCGACGTCGAGGCGGCCGCCGATGCGGCCGCAGCGGCCGGCGGCCAGGTGATCACCGCCCCGGCGGACCGGTCGGGCCTGCCGTTGCGCACGGCGCTGCTGGCCGACCCGGACGGCAGCCCGTTCTCGGTCAGCCAGTTGCTGCCCTGA